Proteins encoded in a region of the Salvelinus fontinalis isolate EN_2023a chromosome 17, ASM2944872v1, whole genome shotgun sequence genome:
- the armc6 gene encoding armadillo repeat-containing protein 6, whose amino-acid sequence MACRRITQETFDAVVKENIDEFDMDTAEALREAVEQFESQGVDLSCIVKTLPTAGDHQTEEHEVLQALESLQIASDSSMAADLKRFTEQCSLGFAQRHLAAQKDAYPTIISCCRKTLDEQEALLAALSALAALTDGQPDLLDLEGKDLLVSILGMYQTDPALMLVAIRTVRHCCLKHEQNRQDLVKAGVLPLLTGTIKRHTGRSDLVKEACNALRYMTFDDDIRVPFGQAHEHAKMIVMEHSGLKVIVEAAKAHPDNTPVLSVLCATLSSLAVRNEFCQDICDLGGLKFMMTLLADSYESQELTRQVLSALRAIAGNDDVKDAVTNAGGVQLIVIAMNRHMGNAQVCEQGCAALSVVALRKPNNCQVIMEEGGALAALLAMKTHPDEVNVQKQGCMLLRNLVARMTHFNQPILEMGAEALIAQALAAHRDCGDLAKAALRDLGCQVELRELWTGKKGSLTRD is encoded by the exons ATGGCCTGTCGCAGGATCACACAGGAGACCTTCGATGCGGTGGTCAAGGAAAACATCGATGAGTTCGACATGGACACTGCGGAGGCCTTGAGAGAAGCGGTAGAACAGTTTGAGTCTCAAG GGGTGGACCTCAGCTGTATAGTGAAAACACTGCCGACAGCAGGTGATCACCAAACAGAGGAGCATGAGGTCCTTCAG GCCCTGGAATCCCTTCAAATAGCATCTGACAGTAGTATGGCTGCAGATCTGAAACGCTTCACTGAGCAGTGTTCTCTCGGCTTCGCCCAGAGGCATCTGGCAGCCCAGAAAGATGCCTATCCTACAATCATCTCCTGCTGTAGAAAGACTCTGGATGAACAGGAGGCTCTGCTGGCCGCACTCTCTGCCCTGGCCGCTCTGACAGATGGCCAGCCAGACCTCCTTGACTTGGAGGGCAAGGATCTCCTTGTGAGCATCCTTGGCATGTACCAGACAGACCCTGCACTGATGTTAGTTGCCATCCGTACAGTCCGCCATTGCTGTTTGAAGCACGAGCAGAACAGGCAGGATTTGGTGAAGGCTGGAGTGCTGCCGTTGCTGACCGGTACCATCAAGCGACACACTGGACGCTCCGATCTGGTCAAAGAGGCCTGTAATGCCCTCCGGTACATGACCTTTGACGATGACATAAGAGTTCCTTTTGGACAGGCTCATGAACACGCCAAGATGATTGTTATGGAGCACAGTGGGTTGAAAGTTATTGTGGAGGCTGCTAAAG CACACCCAGATAATACCCCTGTCCTCAGTGTGCTGTGTGCTACTCTGTCCAGCCTGGCCGTGAGGAACGAGTTCTGTCAGGACATCTGTGACCTGGGAGGGTTAAAGTTCATGATGACCCTGCTGGCAGACAGTTATGAGTCCCAG GAGCTCACAAGGCAGGTACTCAGCGCTCTGAGGGCCATAGCAGGAAATGATGATGTTAAGGATGCTGTCACAAATGCCGGTGGAGTACAGCTCATCGTCATTGCCATGAACAGACACATGGGCAATGCTCAG GTGTGTGAGCAGGGCTGTGCTGCTCTTTCTGTCGTTGCTCTGCGCAAACCCAACAATTGCCAAGTCATTATGGAGGAAGGCGGTGCGCTGGCGGCTCTGCTGGCTATGAAGACCCATCCCGATGAGGTCAATGTGCAG AAACAGGGATGTATGCTGCTGAGGAACCTGGTGGCGCGCATGACTCACTTCAACCAGCCCATCCTGGAGATGGGAGCAGAGGCCCTCATCGCCCAGGCTCTGGCGGCCCACCGGGACTGTGGCGACCTGGCAAAAGCTGCCCTCAGAGACCTTGGCTGCCAGGTGGAGCTCCGAGAGCTGTGGACGGGCAAGAAGGGCAGCCTCACCAGAGATTGA